Below is a genomic region from Salvelinus fontinalis isolate EN_2023a chromosome 2, ASM2944872v1, whole genome shotgun sequence.
TAGTGTGAGAAACTACAGCAGTCTCTTGCATCCCATCCTTAatgtttcacctctctctctatctccatctctctatctataggGCAGAATGGCAGAGGGCTCCGTATCAGTATCAGAGGTGGAGACGGCCTTCAAGAAGTTTGCCATTCATGGGGACACCAAGGCTACTGGGAAGGAGATTAACGGGAAGAACTTTGCCAAACTCTGCAAGGACTGCCGGGTCATCGACGGCAAGAACGTCACTGCCACCGATGTGGACATTGTCTTCACTAAAGTCAAGTGAGACTCGGTCCAGTTTCAAACCTCCACACTGACAGATACACAGTCATCTTTCTAGGAAAGAGGGAATACGGCCAGAGGCCCTCAGAATACCATATCATGGGTAAAGGTAAAACTCTCAAAATGTTTTCTGTGTATTTTAGGGCGAAGACAGCTCGGGTGATTGCCTTTGAGCAGTTCAGCCAGGCCTTGTCAGAGTTGGCCCCGAAGCGTTTTAAAGGGAAGGGCCAGGAGGAGGCGCTGCAGCAGCTCTACGGCCTCATCGCAGGGAAGGAGCCTGCCAATGCAGGCGTCACCGTGAGTGTCTACCTGTCAGCAGCACACAGCCTGATAATATTACAGTCtcagagagagcgtgtgtgtgtgtgtccactgtgtgtgtccactgtgtgtgtccactgtgtgtgtccactgtgtgtgtccactgtgtgtgtccccgctgtgtgtgtgtccgctgtgtgtgtgtccgctgtgtgtgtgcatatctgTGTGGTGGGTAAGCTCTTACTTTGTATCCTCATCTCTcattccctttccctttctctttccttttctctttccctttctctttccctttccctttctctttccctcgctcTTTTCCCTCGCTCTTTTCCTGCTCATAGAAAGTGGCCAAGGCAGCGGCGGTGGACAGACTCACAGACACCACCAAATTCACAGGGGCACACAAGGAGCGGTTTGACGAGTCGGGCAAGGGGAAGGGCAAGGCCGGGCGAGTAGACATTCCAGATGCCAGTGGCTATGTGGGGGCCTACAAGGGCAAGGGAACCTATGAGGATAAGGTCAAGGAAGCATAGGCAggacagagggagcgagagagagatatgctCAGTCAGACCCCACTATTTACCCCAAAGACCCTCCCTAAATAGTGTAATTTAAGTGAGAACTTGTGTAAATGTATATTAATGCACATACTGCGCAGGTATGATGGGCTGGTCAGTCACTGGGTGTCACAGTATTATATATCCTTTAAAGTTGcatgttggggtggtggttgttatgatggagaggggAGGTGTAAGGGTGAGGAGTAAACCTGAATAGAAAACAAAACAGTGACCAAATTCTATGTCAATAAAAAATGTGAATAATATTTAGATATATTCACCTTCCCAAGCGCTCCAACCCCTGACCCTATCCCTCCCAGCTTCACTAGATGCCTCCGTATGAGTCATTTTGGCTTGTTTATGTGTtgtttataatatatatatatatatatatatatatatatatatatatatatatatatacacacaaaaaatatatatatatatacacaaaaatataaacgcatcatgcaacaatgtcaacaattttactgagttacagttcatataaggacatcagtcaattgaaataaattcattaggacctaatctataggcaggggcgcagccatgcagcatttctcctttgccaagataatccatacacctgacaggtgtggcatatcaagaagcttattaaacagcatgatcattacaaacGTGGTCCTTGTactggggacagtaaaaggccactctaaaatgtgcagttttgtcacacaacacaatgccacagatgtctcaagttttgaaagaACATGCTCCAGAGCCGtagccagagaatttaatgttcatttctctgccataagccacctccaatgtcgttttagagacgttggcagtacatccaaccggcctcacaaccgcatacCACGTGTATGGGGTCGTGTGGGCGAGCCATTTTCTGATGTcaactttgtgaacagagtgccccatggcggCGGGGGGTTATAGTATGGTTAGGCATAagttacagacaacaaacacaattgcattttatcgatgtcaatttgaatgcacagagataccgtgatgagatcctgagccccattgtcgtgccattcatccgcccccatcacctcatgtttcagcatgataatgcacggccccatgttgcaaggatcggTACACAGttcttggaagctgaaaatgtcccagttcttcgatggcctgcatactcaccagacaggtcacccattgagcatgtttgagatgctctggatcgacgtgtacaacagtgtattccagttcctgccaatatccagcaactttgcacagccattgaagaggagtgggacaacattccacaggccgcaatcaacagcctgatcaactctatgtgaaggagatgtgtcgcactgcatgaggcaaatggtggtcacaccagatactgactggttttctgatccacgctcctacttttttttaaggtatttgtgaccaacagatgcatatctatgaaatcaaatgttatttgtcacatgcgtcaaatacaacaggtgtagaccttaccgtgaaatgatgaattacaagcccttaaccaacaatgccgttttaagaaaataagagttaagaaaatatttactaaataaactaaagtttaaaaaaaagttacacaataaaataacgaggctatatatacagggggtaccggtaccgagtcaatgtgtgggggtacaggttagtcgaggtaattgaggtatgtacatgtaggtaggtgtaaagtattcccaatcatgtgaaatccataggttagggcctaatgaatttatttaaatgaactgatttccttatattgtaactcagtaaaatctttgaagttgttgcgttgcgtttatatttttgtgacCAGTGACCCATGACCCAACATTTAGTGCCCTCtagtgtacaaaacaagttaaaaCATCCCTAGACAGAACAAATACAACACACGAAATGGTATATAGGCAGGCCAAAACGCCTCCTACAGCCTGTCATCACTCCTATTACTGCAGGAACTCActtctctactactactaccacacatTTTGCCTTATCATTGAGGTTGCTACTAACCTGGTATTATGCACTGCTTTCACCCAGCCTTTTCTACTGATGTCCTTAGCTTTCATCTGCTCTGCTATAATAACTGTATATTGTAAATATAGATAGTtgcatggatggatgaatgaatgaataaacaAATGGATAGATGATGTAATAGATTAATGAATGGTGAATGAATGAGAAGAGAAGAGATTTACACTGTATCTGTACAGTGTAGCGCTTTGCCTGTGCTTTAGAAATGAAGAGAGAATAAGAGACCGATGAGGAcattcctccactcctccagtgAGGAATGACTAAATGAATTGTTCTGTTGGAGGACTGGGAGCCTCCTGACTGCACTGCATTGTCTCCTATTGGGTTGTTGTTCTGTCCCTACTGATCACTGTCTCTTGTGTTTTGTACAGTTTAGCTGTGTCTCCCTCTATTCTGAAAAGCTATAAGAGTATGTATATGTTCAAATAAATCACTGAGCAGCAATTCAGACCATGTGAAAGAGTATTTTTCCCACACgcatgcatgcgcacacacacacaaacacacacacacactttatcaaATGATATCAACGTAGCAGGGATTAGTAAAATTCCATGGGGTACTGCACACCCCAAAACACAGTATCTGTCCCTAATACCCTTACAAAGCCAGTCTGCCTCCTCTGCTAAGTCCCATACAATGGCAGGTGGGGTGCAGTAAGGCTATAAAGTGAAGTATAAAGTTGCATGTGACATTCTCAGCCATGTTCAGTGGAAGTGGGAGTGTGCTTTGGTGAAGTTCAGAACAGTTCAATTCACTGTAACGCTCTGAAAGCACATGACAGTGCCTTCCTTGTATGTGAGGGTGTATCTGTGTTGTGCTTTGTCCTCTCTCCCAGGTATCGTGCTGCTGTGTGTTTAGGACGGCCCTGGGACAGGTGAGACCGGGGAAGGGAACCTACTCCTGGAACGGCCCAGGACAACCCTGCACCAACAGAacactgtgagagagagacaatacaGAGGAAGGGTCTATATCTCAGTGTTTGGAATAGTCTGTTTGAGTCTcaatgaggatgtgtgtgtgtgtatagtgtgtatgacAGACCCAGCACCCTGTGGCTGCTGTGTGATGCAGAGACTGGTAGGGCAGCTGCATAATTATTTTGACACTACTCTGACCCAACTAGAGAAACACCTGGATACAGCCCAGACTGCACTGATTGACATTAAAGGTTAGTCTTATCTATGACCTatctgtgtgtgttactatgaGATTATTGACGATCCAAGTCCCTATATATGTGACTAGACCCTATTGTAACTGCTCTAGTAGAAAGAATAacaacaacccactgggcacaattcaatgtctattcgacgttggttcaacgtaatttagtTGAAATGACATAGAaataacgttgattcaaccactgtgtgcccagtgggaacttAACTATTGAAATATGACCCTTTATAGCTTCTCTAGTTCCTACACAACTCATtcttccctgtatatctctgacCATTTTTCtaccctccttcctctccctccctctctctcatgtaTAGAGAGCCGTACAGTGTTCTTAGTGGCGTTGACACGCTGGTGTTGGTGCGTGGGTCCAGTGAGGAAGCAAATCACAGTAGCATACGAGCATGTGTTCATCAACCTGGGCCAGGCTTACGACGTGTCCTCAGGGGTGTTCACCGCAcatctctctggggtctacagtctggcccCGATGGTGTGGAGCGATGCAGGCTTCCCGGGGGCCCTGCTGGCAGCCTGTAACACGATGGCCAGAGCCTGGCCACACTCCAGGAGAAGAACCACGAGGACCGGGAGGACACAGCCAGCACCGTGCTGGCCCTGCAGTTGCAGCCTGGGGACACCATGTCCGTCTGCCTGCCCCCTGGCTGCTTCCTCTGTGATGACCAGAGCCACCACAACAACTTCAGCAGCTTCCTGATCTACACCACAGACTGAGTGCTAGGAGCTCACTCATCGTCATGActactgtcactctctctctgtctttccctctctaaATTTGTTCTTGTTCCAGATTCTGCTTGTATTAGCTCTATCACCTGCTCAACAAGGCCTGTGGGATTCAAAATATTGTTAACGGCATATTACTCTAATAATGTTCACCAGACTTGGGGTTTCAACTAATCATTGGtaaaatacactgagtatacaaaacacctgctctttctatgacatagactgaccaggtgaatccagatgaaagctatgatcccttattgatgccatttgttaaatccatttcaatgaaggggagaagaccggTTAAAGAATACTTTTTTagccttgagataattgagacgaattgtgtgccattcagagggtgaatgggcaagacaaaaacagggtattgtagtaggttccaggtgcaccggtttgtgtcaagaactgcaatgctgctgggtttttcatgctcaacagtttttaGTGTGTGTCAAaaatggtctaccacccaaaggacatccagccaacttgacacaactgtgggaagcattggagtcaacatgggccagaatccctgtggaatgctttcgacaccttgtagagtccatgccctgtcgaattgaggctgttctgaggacaaaagggtggggtgcaactcaatattagaaaggtgttcctaatgtgtgGTATACTTACTCAGTGTATGTTGAATGGAAATGGTTTTGAATTAAAACATGTATGAACACAGCCCTTCCCTTATAGACCCACAGTGTAGAAGCACATACAGGTTGCTGGCTGACTGAAGAGAAAAGTAGATGTGACCATCTCAGGGTGGCTgcatacccacccacccacagtggaactgtagacctactgtcatgtaaGTATAATGTGTGGCAATGGTTTCAACTTTCCAACAATACATTGCAGTGATGAGAAATATCAGACTGATTGCTCCATTATTGTCTCTGTTTCAATTACAAACACTCATAATGACACAACCATGGCCAGAGTGATTGATTATTATTCACAAAATCTTTAAGCGTtaattgtttttgtttatttcagaTAGATGTCAATGATGGGACTTTTATATTGTTCTGGCAATATCATTAAATTATAAAGGGGCAAGTGTTACATAAGTATACCTAAGATACTCAAAACTAGGCACAATATCCTGAAATGTAACCCTGAGTATGAACCAGAACAAGCCTACTTACAGACTCAAAAACACTTTCACTGCAGCCTTGTGTCCTCCATAACAACAGCAGCCGACCAGGCACCAGGCCTATACAGTGTGTCACAACTTCACATTGTTGTTACACCTTGATAACCTATACAGTGTCACAACTTCACATTGTTGTTACACCTTGATGACCTAAACAGTGTGTCACAACTTCACATTGTTGTTACACCTTGATGACCTAAACAGTGTGTCACAACTTCACATTGTTGTTACACCTTGATGACCTATACAGTGTCACAACTTCACATTGTTGTTACACCTTGATGACCTATACAGTGTCACAACTTCACATTGTTGTTACACCTTGATGACCTATACAGTGTGTCACAACTTCACATTGAACTATTTGACCTGTGGTCAGTGCCAGCAAGAAAGATCAGATATACAGATAAGTGATTGGAAAACCACAGACTAAACCATGTGATAGAGGAATATTAACAATATTTAGATGAAGCTGAGATCAAAGCTGTGTTGGAGCTTTTGGTCTGGTGGTTATAGAAGACATCAccaaccaacctcctgtgactcaactcttctgtctgtcctgtgttcTCAGTTAATGGTAAGGGGATTATAGCGCAGAGAGCTTGGTGTCCATAACTTTGGATTTGCCCCAGAACAAGCATTCTTGTACTAGCGCAGGCTGTGCCAGCTTTCAGAAGATCCCAATCTCAGAACAATGTGTCACTTAGAACCATTTTGATGTGAATCGGATGTTGTGACACTGATTACGACAATGGCCCATGAGAAAGGAGATGAAAAGTCAATGGAGAGATTACATGATCACACACACCATGACACCTTCACTGTCAGGTTCACTACCTACCGTATGTCACCACACAATGAACGAGGAGGACAGGGAAGGGGGAAGGACAATCGCCCAAACTAGGCCTCCCATTGATCAGGTATTATCAGTCTCCTACTGAATTCCAAGAGCACTGGGGCAGAGACACCACCAGGAAGAATAAACAGCCTCACTGATGCCATCAGTCCACCTGACACCAGTGACCTAATAATACACACGGATTGCTACAGTCGCTGTATGTACACATTACACACTTGGGTTGATAATCTGGGTGGACCCTGCAGGATCCTGCCTTCACACCTAGTGTGGGTGTCCTGCCCAGGGACCTGGAATTGGAattgtgtgtgggagagagtttGGGGAATTGTGCTGGCAGTGTCGGGGTGTGTCGGAGAagatcccccctctccctccccccatagGGTAGTCCACCTACAATAAAACTCACCTGGAAGAAGCTGAGTGTTGGCTTTGCTGGTACTGTacatcctgtctctctgtgtgtttgttagCGCTGGTTCCTGTTAGTGTTGGAGTGTTTGAGGACTGGAGTTTGCTGCTGCTGCCTTTCTTTTACAGAGGTGAGGGCTAGAGGACTTGGGCGTGGACCAGAGGATTGGTTTGTTCTTGCTGACACAGTCAGTACAGTGATGACAGACATATGAGGTTGGGATcaaaacagtatgtacagtacttAGAGCTGTTGTTTAGCTAGTTCATCTCTGTCACAGAGATATCTATCTGGACTACTGATGTGGAGTGAGGAGATGGACTATGATTGCACAATACAATTATTAATAGCCTTATGACACCAAACAAAAATGAACACTGGGTGAGTAAAATATATACAATTATGGAAAGTAGTGCCCAAAATCAAAAGTGGATAATGTATGGTATAAATGAAATGGACTTTTACCTGTCTCAATTGATTCATTAAAATGTTGCTGAACATTACTTGTGATACTGTTTTTGTTGTGTTGCACATGTTAAATGGATGCTGTGTTAGTAGCTATTCTACTCCATATTATAAGGAAGTTCACATTGTATTCCAGGGCTATAAAATGTATATTTATCCCCTCAGATTTCCCAGTGCTGTCCGTCTCCTTCCGGTCTGGATCCTGCCTTCACACCTAGTTTGGGTGTCCACTCTGTTCCTCTTGGGGCGCTGCATCTCAGTGTGACAGTCCATGCCTACCTCCTGAGGGAAGCAGCAGGTAGagcattcatcatcatcatcttcatacCTATGAGAATCTCTGAACTCTAGGCCTTTACAATACACACTGTACAATATTAGTACTGAAATTGCTCGCAGTCTGAcctttattgtcatgaatcttgccctgaaggcagaactgagcgatttcagTTAGATGGGCCAGTTGCAAAGTCTAAATTTGATATATCGAAAAAAAATCctgaaaacaaaaatgtttggttagggttagcagtgtggttaaggttagggttaagtttttAAAAAGATTGTATGAatctgtggctgtgccagctagtcaccactctgcagagctgcctccagggcaagattcatgataATAAATGCCAACCTGAATTGAAATCACTGTAACGTTAACAAAGGAGTACAAATCAACACATTTGTTGACATGAATGAATCAGCTACGTTGCATCACTTTGCATGTccttaaccctcctctctctacccatgtcctcccacctctctctccctgcctgtggTTAGTAGCATGGGAGGGTGTGCTGCCGTGCGGCCGCTGGGACTGTGAGTGTGCGTTTAAGTACCAGCGGGGATGCTCCATGAACTGGAGGAGCAGGTGTACACCAGGATGATGACCCTGTGGCACAACCTGTCCCAGCTGGGCAATAGCATCCAGGAGGTCACAGGTACCAACATTATAGAAACATTATATCTGGTacacagacagaccagggagGAGTGACCTCCTTCTAATTCTATGGATGACCTCTCTGCTAACAGAGGCCAGGGCTGCTAATAATACACGCCTCAAAACACGTACTTCCCACTGCACAGATGTCAGTTTAATGTCTAATTCtgatttacatttgattgagCTCACGTAGTTCAACATTAACTCAAAATGAAATTAACAAAACATTAACCATGTCAATGGAATTTAAAGTTGGGTGATAAAAAGACAAGCATTCCAGAAATTCCTTTCCACGTTGACTCAACATAATCACATTGACTTTTTTTTTAGATGGAGAATTAACGACCAGTTTGTGCCCAATGGGCTATCTCTATCTGACTGAAAaacggactctctctctctctctttctctctccaggagGAATGcggtgttatgctggtgaatgaggacccaaaagcgacttaacaaaaacagagtctttattccagtcttaaacaaaacggtactccaggatatatcttagatgacacctgctcacacgcagcatctgttgaaggcaaaaacacgacagggcggaaccaggacacagaacagcaaacctcaaacaaagatccgacaaggacagaagcggaaaacagagggagaaataggaactctaatcagagggcaaaataggggacaggtgtgaaagattaaatgaggtagttaggaaaatgaggaacagctgggagcaggaacggaacgatagagagagagcgagagaggaagagagggaggggaagagagaggaatagaaagagggaaagaacctactaagaccagcagagggagacaaatggaagggaagcacagggacaagacatgataatcaaatgacaaaacatgacatgcGGGTGGCATTCACAGCCACCATGAGTCCCAAAAGCCACTGCTTCGGCCCCTTCACCAGTAACGTGCCGATTCCCTACACCAAGATCTCCCTCAACCACGGCAACTGCTACAACCCTGCCCTGGGTATGCATACACACCAACCTTAAACCCACTACACATATTCCACAGACAATACACTCAATAATAGTCCTATCCTGGACATGGATTCATCCATTTCATTAACTCCATCACTCTGCTTCCTCTCACTCCAAGTGTGCACGGCGGACCAGAGGCTGAACCACAAGCTGCAGCTGATGAGGAACGGGGAGATGGTGGTGTCCACGTGGGAGGATAACCGGGAGGACTCGGAAGACAGACCGTCCTGATCCTGCTGAACAGAGGCAGCCAGATGTACGTGGAGCTGCTCTCTGGAAGACAGCTGTGTGGAGGCTGAAACCCATAGACAGACATATTGTACATCCAATGAGACATACAACTGTACTGAACAGTTAAAAGCACATGTAAATTGTAGTCAACTCTGATCATTCACATCTATGTATTTTTTTCATAAAAAACGTTTTCTCACTGAAGCAGAATCCAACTATTAATATTGTTTCGTTTCACAGTCATCACCAAAGCGTTTGCTGTGTTTTTAGGCTAAAAGGTTGTGGTGATTTATTATGATATACTGTGTAAAATGTTCATCATTAAACTGAATCATTAACTTGCAGAAACCCTATTTTACCACCAGCTCAGAAGAACTGTGTGTGTGAAATAACTGTTTACTATCTTCTCCCTGACTCAGGTCTCATACACACATTGGTGTGCTCTGGGACCACACACAGTTTCACAGGTTAGTTGGCCATGTTCACACAAACTGGTTTGCTTCTCTCTAGCTGTGCATTTTCATTGGACCAATTCAGTTTAGGACATTAAACCATTTTGTGCTTTAGTGGAGACTAAACCCTGCAGATTCAATAGCTATGTGTGTCTAAGGTTTACTAGTTCAGTAGCCCAAGGTCTGGTGGCTAAAGAGATATCCTTGTTGCCAGGGGTAACGAGTCCAGTCTGGTGCCCTTGGATGGAGAACAACTGACAATAAAGACACAACGCACACCTGGCACCTATTAACAGAATAGCCTAGAGGCTAATATAACACTGATACAACATTACCCAATACCTTTCATTGGAATGACCTTTGGGGTCAGACAGTTACTTCATTCTAATGATGACTCCTCTCAGTGATGTCATCTGTGATGTCAATGGTTAACCTCAATGGCCTCTCAAGCTATGGCATGCCCTGCTTTTGCTGtcaatgtaatgatgtaatgtaccATTGGCATGGGTGCGAGGGGGTGTATGTTCTTTAGAGCCAAgaggaaaatgtaaaaaaaaacacaaaaaaaacaaaacaataaggAATTTAACTGAACACCCAACAAAGCAAAACAAATCAGCATTACTAACACTTTGGCTGACGCGCTTGCATTCTAGTTCCTCTCATTCACTCATGCCCTCACATACTTATCTTACTGTACTTATCTCATGGAACAAAAGTGATTCCATGGCTCACAGACATTTTATTTTATCTTTGGTAAAAAGAAAAACAtaataattaacaaaaaacagaaaataaatatAGAGGCAATAAATTCAAC
It encodes:
- the LOC129816284 gene encoding tubulin polymerization-promoting protein family member 3-like, with the translated sequence MAEGSVSVSEVETAFKKFAIHGDTKATGKEINGKNFAKLCKDCRVIDGKNVTATDVDIVFTKVKAKTARVIAFEQFSQALSELAPKRFKGKGQEEALQQLYGLIAGKEPANAGVTKVAKAAAVDRLTDTTKFTGAHKERFDESGKGKGKAGRVDIPDASGYVGAYKGKGTYEDKVKEA